Proteins from a single region of Kwoniella dendrophila CBS 6074 chromosome 4, complete sequence:
- a CDS encoding mitochondrial import inner membrane translocase subunit TIM10 gives MSFLFGGGKSVEGSVDPAKIEMAVAELDMITDVFNRLVNSCHTKCISSTPNNHRYVEGDLLKGESVCIDRCTAKFFEVNKKVGERMSAMGSAAQATGSFGR, from the exons atgTCTTTCCTCTTCGGTGGTGGTA AATCAGTAGAAGGATCAGTAGATCCTGCTAAGATTGAAATGGCTGTTGCTGAACTTG ATATGATTACCGATGTTTT CAACCGTCTTGTCAATTCATGTCACACGAAATGTATCTCATCAACACCTAACAACCATCGATACGTAGAAGGAGATTTATTAAAAGGAGAAAGTGTGTGTATCGATAGATGTACTGCTAAATTCTTCGAA GTAAACAAGAAAGTAGGTGAAAGAATGTCAGCAATGGGAAGTGCCGCTCAAGCTACTGGATCTTTCGGTCGATAA